The genomic DNA TGCTTTTTCATCGACTCAACCGACTGATCTGACGATCTACCATCAGGACATGCAGATTTATACCGATGGTAGCCTTGGTGCCATGTGGGCTTGGGCTGCACATTACGATGAAGTCATTGTCGCCATTTCAACGTAGGACAATCCATGAGTAGAACAACAGTACTAGCAGGTGGGCTTCATACACCACCAACGACTCGGATCGCCCAGGGTAGTACAGATAAAGGACCGCTCACTGGTTCAACTATCTACCTGATCGGCTCATCCGAAGGCCTACTGGGCAACCGCATACCAGCAACAACTTAATTTTAAAAAATCAGGAATTATTATGGCTAAGCAAGTTATTAATCAAGGCACAGCACCTACTGGCGCAGGTGGTGATACTTTTCGAACAGGCTCGGCAAAACTGCAAGCAAATGACAATGAGCTGTATAACTATCTTGGCGATGGAACTAATTTAAATAAACTGGGTACTGCTGCTTTTAAAAACACAGGTACTCAAGCGGGCAATGTGATGGGGGTTGGGGCGTTTGGGTTGGGTGGGAATGCAATTCAAAACAGTTTTAATGGTGAAGCGGGTGGTTCATTTTTATGTAATGCATCCGCTATAGATCAATTTTTGGGCAGATACTCAGCGGGAGTAAATATTCCTTATGTATCGCAGAGTTTTGGTTTTCAGATTGGGGTTATTGATCTTGATACTAGTCCTTCTGTTGTATATAGATTTAAGAAAGACAACTCTTATACGGCAGTACAAAAATTATATGGGCAATACAATACCACTGTCGATTCAAACGGTTTCATTAAAGCAGCCTCTCCAATTGTTAAACTGTTTTCTGAAAAAATCGAGCTGAATGATGAAGCTCAAAAACAAGAAATTGTTTTTGAAAAACTCGGCACAGGTAATTATTTAATTAAGGGCTCGACAGGTTTTGCGCAAGAAGGTTGGTATATCGAAACCCCGAAAGATGCAAACGGCAACGTTTTATTTTCAGTGATTTACAAAACACTTGAGAATGGTGATATTTCAGTAAAAACATATAAGAAAAAGTTTGATTTTGAAACTGTCTCTATTGTTACTGATTTGGAAAATCCAATTGATATTACTGAAAATCGTTGGATTGACTTACGATTGCAAGAGTTGCCACAACCTGAAATCGAAATCCCTGAACCAATTGCACCACCTGACTTTCAACCCACTGGTTTGGCTGAAGCGGTTGCTACAGTAATGGAGTCATACAATGACACTGAACAGTGATTTTCAGAAACTCTATGTAGATGGTCTGATCACGCTGTTTGAACTGGATGCTCGTACTTTAGGTGCGGGCATTTTACGTTTTCATGGTCATATCTCTTATGAAGATTGGGAGCGTATTTACAGCTATATCGGATCAGACGGGTTGCTCGGGGATACAGCTCAATTAATTGGTGAAGTGTTTGAAAGTGCTGAATCAAAAACATGGTATCGCAACATCATTTGGCAAGGTGAAACTTTCGAGCCGATGGCGCTTGAAGTGTCGGGTCTTGAGATGCGCTCAGATGGTAAAGCTTCAGCGCCAACTTTAAGCATGGAGAACAATATTGGCGGCATTCAAGGCGCTGTGTCTATTTACTGCTTACAGTTTGGCGACTTTGCAGGAGCAAAACTCAAAGTCATTACCACGCTGGCTAAATATCTGGATGCTGAAAACTTTAGTTCTGGCAATGCCACAGCTAATCCAAGCGAGAAGCGGGAGCAAATTTGGTTCATTGAGCAAAAGACTTCTGAAAATTCTCAGCAAGTGACGTTTGAACTTTCTAATCCAGTGGATTTTGAAGGGCTAAAAATACCAACGCGACAAATCTCAAATTACTGCAATTGGGAATATCGAAGTGAAGAATGTGGCTACATCGGATCTGCAATGTTTACTGAAAAAGACGAACCGACAGACAACCCTGCTTTAGATCGATGTAACTACAGAACGTCAGGCTGTCGTTGTCGAGAGAATGAGCTTCATTTTGGTGGATTCCCTGCATCCTCAATGGTGTAAAAATGAAATTAAATAAAAAATATTGTTTATGTGGTGGTGTATTTAAGCCCACTGGAATTGTATTAACTTCATGCCCGCCACAAATACAGCATCAATGCGATAAGTGCTCAAAAATAGAGGCATTCTATGAAACTAACCGCAAAACTTAAAAAAGCAATCCAGGCGCATGCTGCTGAAGTTTATCCAGATGAATGCTGCGGTGTGATTGTGAATAAGACATATATTCCATGTCGCAATATTTCAGACAATAAAGATCAGTTTGAAATTCATCATGAAGACTTGGCGCATGCTGAAGATCAAGGTGAGATTCAAGCCTATGTACATTCACATCCCAATGCTACAACACGTGCTTCGGATTTAGATTTACTGCAAATTGAACTTCATGAAAAGCCTTGGGTAATTTGTGCTTGGCCTGAAGTAGATTTCCAAGTCTATAAACCATGTGGCTATAAAGCGCCACTCATTGGCCGTGATTACCACCATGGATACCAAGATTGCTATTCAATAATTCGTGATTTTTATAATCGTGAGTTGGGTATTCAGTTGATTGATTTCGAGCGTAAAGATGATTGGTGGAGTGATAAAAACCACAAATCCCTTTATTTGGAAAATTTAGATGAAGCTGGATTTTATGAAGTCAAAGAACCTCAGTATGGTGACATGTTGGTGTGTAATGTTGGTCGCACAGAACACCCGAATCATGCTGTGATTTGGCTGGGTGATCAGTGGCAATTAAAGTCAGAAGAAAGCACAAGTTGTTTTGGTGGACCATTAATCCTACATCACCCGTATGGCCGTAAATCTGTTCGTGAAATCTTTGGTCAGCAATGGCAAGAGCGTGTTGTCAAAATTGTGAGGCATAAGAATGCTTAAAACGATCAAATTATATGGCGTACTAGGAAAGAAGTTTGGTAAAGAATTTCATCTAGCTGTTGAAAGCACCCGCGAGGCTGTAAAAGCGCTATCAATACAAGTGCCCGGCTTTGAGCAATTCATGCTAACAGCTCATGAGCAAGGTCTTGCCTTTGCTGTCTTTCAAGATGATGAAAATATCAGTGAGGATCAGATCGACTTTGAGACTGGTGCCAAAGTTATCAAGATCGTACCTAAAGTCATCGGCGCGGGTGGCAATGGAGTGTTGCAAACAATTCTGGGTGCTGTTTTGGTGGTAGTTGGTGTTCTTGTTGCCATTGGTACTCTTGGTGGTGGTGCACCTTTAGGCGCGGCTTTAATTGGTGCCGGTATCGGAATGATGGTCGGTGGTATTGCTCAAATGATGATGCCAAAGATGGACGAGGGAGATCAAAACCAAGATGGAAACAGGGCTAATAAGGGCTTTGGTGGTGCAGTTACAACGATCGCACAAGGAAATCCAGTTCCGATTCTTTATGGTCAGCGTGAAGTCGGTGGATTCATTATAAACGCTGGTCAATTTGCAGTAGATACTTTTAGCTCTGCGGATGCTGGTTTTACAGGTGGCGGCAGCAGCGGTGGAAAGAAATAATTTAAAAACACAGGCGCAATGAGCGCCTTTTTTATTGTCTAAGGATGAGTATGAACGCAGTAATTAAAGGCGCAAAAGGCGGTAGCAAAAGCCAAAGACAACCCAAAATTGCAAACGATACAACCGCTTCAAAAACCTATGCACGTTTACAATATGGCATGAGCGAAGGGGAGGTTGAGGGTTTAGCAAATGGCCTTAAATCAATCTTTCTTGATGACACGCCAGTTGAAAGCGATAGCGGCGCAAGAAACTTTCAAGATGTCACCCTAGATTTTCGCTCAGGCACTAATGATCAGACATACATGGAAGGCTTTGAAAGCATTGCTTCTGAAGCTGCTGTTGGAGTTGAGCTTAAAAGTGATACGCCTTGGGTTAAAGGGATTACCAATCTCAATCTCGATGCCGTAATTGTGAGGGTGCGTTTTGGGGCTTTAAAAAAGCAAGACCCAAGCAATGGCGATGTCTCAGGTATTGTTATTGATTACTCGATTGAAGTACAAACTGACGGAGGGGCATGGGAGTTAATGCTTGACACCAAAATGTCAGGAAAAACTTCAGCAAATTATGAGCGTACTCACCGTATCGGCTTGCCAAAAGCCAATAATAATTGGTTGATTCGCGTCACACGTAAAACACCAAATTCGAGCTCTGAATATGTCAGCGATAAGATGTATATTCAGGCCATTACTGAAGTTATCGATCTTAAACTTACATACCCAAATACCGCAGTGATTGGCGTGCAATATGATGCTGAAACATTCTCGAATATTGCTAAAATTGCAGTTGACCTAAAGGGCGTAAAGATCAAAGTGCCAAGCAACTATGATCCAGTAAGCCGAACTTACATCGGTATATGGGATGGTACATTTAAACGTGCTTATAGTAATAATCCAGCTTGGATTTACTATGACCTATGCACCAATAAGCGATATGCGCTTGGCAACCGTTTAACCGAGCAAATGATTGATAAATGGTCTTTATATCGTTTAGCTCAATACTGCGATCAGTTAGTGCCAGACGGCAAAGGTGGTCAGGAGCCGCGTTTTACCTGCAATGTGTATATTCAAAGTGCTGAATCTGCTTTTGATATTTTAAGCAAACTAGCAGGCGTATTCCGTGCGATTTCATATTGGGACGGCAATTCAATCGTATGTGATGCTGATTTACCACAAGATACTTATTTCACTTACACTCGCGCCAATGTGATTGATGGGCATTTTGAATATTCAGGCACCCGTGCGCGTGACCGTCACAATGCAGTCAAAGTTGCTTGGGATAATCCACAAAATCGCTATAAGACCGAATATGTCTTTGTGCGAGATGAAGCAGCTATTGCACGCGATCGAGGTGCAGTCAAATTACTTGAGTTAGAGGCATGGGGCTGCACATCGGAAGGACAAGCACAGCGCACAGGGCAGTGGGCGCTAAAAACAGAACAACTTGAAACTCGAACTGTCACATTTAAAGTTGGTTTAGATGGCTATATTCCATTACCAGGTAAAGTGATTGAGGTTGCAGACGAGTTGTTAGCTGGCCGTGCAAATGGTGGACGTATCTCTGCTGTCAGCGCTGATCTAAAAACCATTACGATTGATCGTGATGATGTGGTGTGTCGTGCGGGTGATCGACTGGTTGTAAACGGTGAAGATGGTAAAGCGCAAACTCGAATCGTGTCATCAAAAATTGGACGCAAAGTCACAGTTACATTGGCGTTTGATTCTGTGGCTGCGGAAAATGTTTGGGTCGTTGATGCTCAAGATTTAAAAACGATGAAGTTTCGCGTCATGAGTATTACTCAAGATGACAAACATCAGTTTTCAATCACTGCTTTGCAATATGAATCATCAAAATATGATGCTATTGATTTCGGCGCATTCATTGATGATCGTCCGATTTCCATTATTAATCCCACCGTTCAGGCGCCAGTCACCAATGTTTTAATTTCATCTGAAACCATGGTTCAACAAGGATTATCTATTGAAACAATGGTGATTGCTTGGGATCAGGCACAAGGTGCAACCAAGTATCAAGTTGAATGGCGCAAAGATGATGGCTCGTGGATTAAATTGCCAATCACAGGCAGTAATTCAGTAGAAGTTCAGGGTATTTATGCGGGCAACTATGAAGCGCGTGTGATTGCATTGTCTGCGTATGATGTGGCTTCTTTGCCAACATATTCAAATCTGACAGCATTGAAAGGTAAAGCAGGAAAACCACCAAAGCTGGCTTATATCAGTGCAACAGGCATTTTGTTTGGTATGCAATTGAACTGGGGCTTTCCAGCGGTTGGGGCTTTGGATACGGCTTATACCGAGATTCG from Acinetobacter sp. CS-2 includes the following:
- a CDS encoding phage tail protein — its product is MAKQVINQGTAPTGAGGDTFRTGSAKLQANDNELYNYLGDGTNLNKLGTAAFKNTGTQAGNVMGVGAFGLGGNAIQNSFNGEAGGSFLCNASAIDQFLGRYSAGVNIPYVSQSFGFQIGVIDLDTSPSVVYRFKKDNSYTAVQKLYGQYNTTVDSNGFIKAASPIVKLFSEKIELNDEAQKQEIVFEKLGTGNYLIKGSTGFAQEGWYIETPKDANGNVLFSVIYKTLENGDISVKTYKKKFDFETVSIVTDLENPIDITENRWIDLRLQELPQPEIEIPEPIAPPDFQPTGLAEAVATVMESYNDTEQ
- a CDS encoding phage minor tail protein L; this encodes MTLNSDFQKLYVDGLITLFELDARTLGAGILRFHGHISYEDWERIYSYIGSDGLLGDTAQLIGEVFESAESKTWYRNIIWQGETFEPMALEVSGLEMRSDGKASAPTLSMENNIGGIQGAVSIYCLQFGDFAGAKLKVITTLAKYLDAENFSSGNATANPSEKREQIWFIEQKTSENSQQVTFELSNPVDFEGLKIPTRQISNYCNWEYRSEECGYIGSAMFTEKDEPTDNPALDRCNYRTSGCRCRENELHFGGFPASSMV
- a CDS encoding C40 family peptidase; its protein translation is MKLTAKLKKAIQAHAAEVYPDECCGVIVNKTYIPCRNISDNKDQFEIHHEDLAHAEDQGEIQAYVHSHPNATTRASDLDLLQIELHEKPWVICAWPEVDFQVYKPCGYKAPLIGRDYHHGYQDCYSIIRDFYNRELGIQLIDFERKDDWWSDKNHKSLYLENLDEAGFYEVKEPQYGDMLVCNVGRTEHPNHAVIWLGDQWQLKSEESTSCFGGPLILHHPYGRKSVREIFGQQWQERVVKIVRHKNA
- a CDS encoding tail assembly protein; translation: MLKTIKLYGVLGKKFGKEFHLAVESTREAVKALSIQVPGFEQFMLTAHEQGLAFAVFQDDENISEDQIDFETGAKVIKIVPKVIGAGGNGVLQTILGAVLVVVGVLVAIGTLGGGAPLGAALIGAGIGMMVGGIAQMMMPKMDEGDQNQDGNRANKGFGGAVTTIAQGNPVPILYGQREVGGFIINAGQFAVDTFSSADAGFTGGGSSGGKK
- a CDS encoding host specificity protein J yields the protein MNAVIKGAKGGSKSQRQPKIANDTTASKTYARLQYGMSEGEVEGLANGLKSIFLDDTPVESDSGARNFQDVTLDFRSGTNDQTYMEGFESIASEAAVGVELKSDTPWVKGITNLNLDAVIVRVRFGALKKQDPSNGDVSGIVIDYSIEVQTDGGAWELMLDTKMSGKTSANYERTHRIGLPKANNNWLIRVTRKTPNSSSEYVSDKMYIQAITEVIDLKLTYPNTAVIGVQYDAETFSNIAKIAVDLKGVKIKVPSNYDPVSRTYIGIWDGTFKRAYSNNPAWIYYDLCTNKRYALGNRLTEQMIDKWSLYRLAQYCDQLVPDGKGGQEPRFTCNVYIQSAESAFDILSKLAGVFRAISYWDGNSIVCDADLPQDTYFTYTRANVIDGHFEYSGTRARDRHNAVKVAWDNPQNRYKTEYVFVRDEAAIARDRGAVKLLELEAWGCTSEGQAQRTGQWALKTEQLETRTVTFKVGLDGYIPLPGKVIEVADELLAGRANGGRISAVSADLKTITIDRDDVVCRAGDRLVVNGEDGKAQTRIVSSKIGRKVTVTLAFDSVAAENVWVVDAQDLKTMKFRVMSITQDDKHQFSITALQYESSKYDAIDFGAFIDDRPISIINPTVQAPVTNVLISSETMVQQGLSIETMVIAWDQAQGATKYQVEWRKDDGSWIKLPITGSNSVEVQGIYAGNYEARVIALSAYDVASLPTYSNLTALKGKAGKPPKLAYISATGILFGMQLNWGFPAVGALDTAYTEIRVSPDGQSNIAVLGQFAYPTNAHTIQGLQPNLTQYYQARLIDRIGNIGDWSDWTHATTSADASDVLDILSGKITDSQLHQDLQTKIDRIDTVDGDIADIVQAVQNVEDGLTQERTERQSGDQDVLNQLTIYKVSNDQAVAAVVEEVETLTTEQGALSSKIDGVFAQVNPPMIGSESDLIGSEAGYAGVWSEQSARIEGDISQAQRTETVQTQVNENLASIQEVSLSVNGLYAQKYIKLDVNGKVAGWGGTNTGKESDFILNFDSFAIGSGNSAGYYPFIFRNTPFTDPLTGTVFPVSAYLKSAMMDYQSVKTSHIEDLAVKAAKIDSLAVTTAKIDNLAVTGAKIADLAVDTLKIQDNAVTVPVSAFAEISVAVGSEYATIQTLNVPSDMGHTILTFGAVFSFSSYTSQQRLLCRVLKNGNVVFEDLEVHFIDYASVGVTSSNSGQHQHGMTMNLTGSTSSAGGHNHSFSGSTGNTSISGVSNSSHSHNYSGSTGFTGAHTHSLNLDGSVTMGLDGIHRHDVEIRGSARSAGTLNISRHDSTGIAGAFQLQLKSTSGGSVNVSQRYIHAMTMRK